The proteins below come from a single Mercenaria mercenaria strain notata chromosome 3, MADL_Memer_1, whole genome shotgun sequence genomic window:
- the LOC123523614 gene encoding placenta-specific gene 8 protein-like, which produces MSDPPPDYDEKGRPQPYGQRGPQPQQYGQGGPQPYEHMALSQPYDPVQMNPQQQYGQHPQPMMTHSQHQTNTTVIVQQPTTVQNDRILGPKDGHRDWSSGLFSCCDDVEKCMWTLFCPNCVLADISARLGECAFVTCCVPGGIATIRTRVRTLGGIRGSVCKDYMATECCQPCVMCQLQRELEYMGL; this is translated from the exons atgaGCGATCCGCCGCCGGACTACGATGAAAAAGGTAGACCTCAACCGTATGGACAAAGAGGTCCGCAGCCACAGCAGTATGGACAAGGAGGGCCACAACCATATGAACATATGGCTCTCAGTCAACCATATGATCCAGTTCAAATGAATCCCCAGCAACAATACGGCCAACATCCACAACCAATGATGACGCATTCCCAACATCAAACAAATACCACAGTGATTGTCCAGCAACCGACAACCGTTCAAAATGACCGTATCCTTGGACCTAAAGACGGACATAGAGATTGGAGCAGTGGTCTTTTCTCTTGTTGCGATGATGTTGAAAAAT GTATGTGGACATTGTTTTGCCCGAACTGCGTACTAGCTGATATTTCCGCTAGGCTTGGAGAATGTGCTTTCGTGACATGTTGTGTTCCCGGAGGTATCGCTACTATCCGTACACGTGTTCGAACTCTTGGTGGTATCAGG GGATCAGTCTGTAAAGATTATATGGCTACAGAATGCTGTCAACCTTGTGTCATGTGCCAACTACAGCGAGAACTAGAATACATGGGACTCTAA